In the Mya arenaria isolate MELC-2E11 chromosome 11, ASM2691426v1 genome, one interval contains:
- the LOC128209875 gene encoding kelch-like protein 28: MAQESEEDSVLDLSKLGIIKSYVNYRNDTHESSLLKEMKKLYDDDLLKDITLCVGNLEFSCHKNVLAAVSPYFRLMFTLDLAEKKQDRIEIFEVDSRSMKDILEYAYTGKIKITISNAQNLLSAASLFQILPVVRACANFMENHLAVHNCVGIHYFAEVHNCISLKVKAREFIEKNFIEVCKTEEFYSLTLIKLSEFILSDELNVDKEETVLEAMIAWTEHDYASRKDEFCELLPLVRFGLMISKTIRERLSKHRLVRSCKRCQLFLKHCKNFEESPAEYEGEFDFSLNLRAGMFRPESCLLIVGGVEQTGIRPCINCYNPVTQEGFYIEEFPESRKNGSYDCEDIACVVTENNQIFAGGGNYIHHHLFDDSEDDSFEELEYKEYVVQKDFYQFDMDHNEWLPRSPMLFPKSNFTLASLNGKIYCFGGLTENKHPTEIIEVYDVERNRWNYQGMLPTTLVDLSSVVYKDSIYLLGGRTGVGAHNSLIRYSPETEEWTSLAGMLTPRFNFGACLVGNEIYVAGGQIYSHDSYTINREVLRTVEIYNLEANQWRLGPELPIDLFNVCLSVINGALYASGIPEFKDEGPNNWYNVVCRLDFGKNEWEIIEDSLCNVRNFTCVVGKIHTRKFLKV; this comes from the exons ATGGCACAAGAAAGTGAAGAAGATAGTGTTTTGGATTTGTCAAAACTTGGCATCATAAAGAGCTATGTCAACTATAGAAATGACACCCATGAGTCATCTTTACTAAAGGAAATGAAGAAACTTTATGATGATGATCTACTGAAAGATATCACCTTGTGCGTTGGAAATTTAGAATTTTCTTGCCACAAAAATGTCCTGGCAGCTGTAAGTCCTTACTTCCGTTTAATGTTCACCCTGGATTTGGCGGAAAAGAAGCAGGACAGAATTGAGATATTTGAAGTTGACTCAAGGTCTATGAAAGATATTCTAGAGTATGCTTACActggtaaaattaagattacaATTTCTAATGCACAGAATTTGTTAAGTGCGGCGTCGCTATTCCAAATACTTCCAGTTGTGAGAGCTTGTGCTAACTTCATGGAAAATCATTTGGCTGTGCACAATTGTGTGGGAATTCACTACTTTGCTGAAGTTCACAACTGCATTTCATTGAAAGTCAAGGCTAGGGAATTCATTGAGAAGAACTTTATAGAAGTGTGTAAAACAGAAGAATTCTACTCACTAACATTGATTAAATTGTCTGAATTTATATTATCAGATGAACTGAATGTTGATAAGGAAGAAACAGTCCTTGAAGCAATGATTGCATGGACAGAACATGATTATGCATCAAGAAAGGATGAATTTTGTGAATTACTACCATTAGTAAGATTTGGATTGATGATATCAAAAACAATTCGAGAAAGGCTGTCAAAACACCGCCTAGTGAGAAGTTGCAAGAGGTGCCAGCTTTTCCTTAAACATTGTAAAAACTTTGAAGAATCTCCTGCAGAATACGAGGGTGAATTTGATTTCAGTCTAAACTTGAGGGCAGGAATGTTCCGGCCAGAAAGCTGTCTTCTAATTGTGGGTGGGGTAGAACAAACCGGTATCAGACCATGTATTAATTGTTACAACCCAGTCACTCAGGAGGGCTTTTACATCGAAGAGTTTCCTGAAAGTCGCAAAAATGGCAGCTATGACTGTGAAGATATCGCTTGTGTGGTGACAGAAAACAACCAGATCTTTGCTGGAGGTGGAAACTACATCCACCATCACCTGTTTGATGACTCGGAAGATGACTCATTTGAAGAATTAGAATACAAGGAGTATGTCGTGCAGAAAGACTTCTACCAATTTGACATGGACCACAATGAGTGGCTTCCAAGATCACCCATGCTATTTCCGAAGTCCAACTTCACCCTTGCcagcttaaatggcaagatCTACTGCTTCGGAGGTCTGACAGAGAACAAGCATCCCACTGAGATAATTGAGGTTTATGATGTGGAGAGGAATCGCTGGAACTACCAGGGGATGCTGCCTACTACCCTCGTGGATCTCTCCTCTGTGGTGTACAAGGACAGCATATATCTTCTTGGTGGTCGAACGGGGGTAGGGGCTCACAACAGCCTCATCAG GTACAGCCCTGAGACTGAGGAATGGACCTCATTGGCTGGCATGCTGACTCCCAGGTTTAACTTTGGGGCATGCCTGGTTGGGAACGAGATATATGTGGCTGGGGGCCAGATTTACTCGCACGATTCATACACCATCAACCGAGAGGTACTCCGGACAGTTGAGATTTACAATCTTGAGGCCAACCAATGGCGCCTGGGTCCAGAACTGCCCATAGATCTCTTCAACGTGTGTTTGTCAGTTATAAACGGAGCCCTCTATGCCAGTGGAATTCCTGAGTTCAAGGATGAGGGTCCAAATAACTGGTACAATGTAGTATGCAGGTTGGACTTTGGTAAAAATGAGTGGGAAATAATAGAAGACAGTTTATG